The sequence below is a genomic window from Coleofasciculus sp. FACHB-T130.
TTTGCACTGGATGTCTTTCCCAAATCGGGTATCGGGTGGCGACCAGATATCGCTAGGAGGTTGCTGTCCAAAGAGTTTTTCGTAGCTAATCAGCGTCTCGTTATAGCACCTGTAAAAATTATCCTGTTCGCTGGAACCGCCCTTCGTTGGCTGATGGTGCAATGGTTTCTGTAAAACTTTGGCACAAAACTCATCCCAGTAGGAATGAGTGTAAGTTAAGTGCAAATGCCAAACTCGATCTACTTGCTCGGAAGGCGTGACAGGATGCCCAATTACAACAGCAAGAAAGATAAATTTTTTGTATTCGTTAATGGCACGCTGAGTATATTGAACTGTCCAACCGTTTTCTCTTGCTAACCTTTGGCTAAAAGGAAAAGCAGCCCCAGGATCGTCAAGGGAAAATTCTTGAATACTTTGGTAAAGTTCTGCCTGCTGCGCCTTCATTTATGACTCCTTTGTGGTTTTGAATAACCGATTTATTCTTCACTTTTGTCAACCAATAATATCCAAAATTTCAATTTCGCGATGTATTTTTTATCGACCAAGAGTTAGAAATGATTAAATTTTAATTCAAAATTTGATACTTTTGCTAAATGGTGACTTGCTGCTTTTCAGTCAAACACATAGCAACTCCTTTTTCATAGTAGGCTGCTTCATTGATAAAGACTGGATAAACTGTTGCTTCACCTTCATAAGCGATCGCTTGACCATCAAACGTTAAAAACATGAGATCGCCGGGATGAAGCGCTTCATAATCTCTAAATTGAAGCTGGGGATGAATCATTGCCTGAATCTCTCCAAACTCATTCCTGGGATAGTCTATTGTCTGGATGCTGTGATAAACGGTAAGGGTATCTCTTACAGGAGGTGGCGTTCCCTGGTTGTAGGCTTCCGTGTAGTCTAAAATTGCCTGGACAAGTTCCTCCGTTTGCTGAAATAAAGTTGCATCCAATACCCCTTGAGCCACCGCACCGACTTCAACTGTGCAGCCGAATTCACAAATTGAGTCCAGATGAGGGGTGCCTTGATTTCTGGTTGTCGAATAAAGTACCTTCACTTTTGAATGAAAAGATGTGAGATAAGCCGCTAATTGAAGGTTAAAAGGTTGCTTGCTAGCGAGAATAATTGTTAGCTCCATGTTGGATGTGCTGCTGTGTAAATCAACAACCAAATCTGCCTGATGGCTCCCCCCAGAGCCAAATTTTCCATAAATCTTTTTGGCTCGTTGCGCTTCGTAACTAGAAAGGCTCAAATTCTCCAAATCCTGGCGAAGAAAACAGCGATTAAGGTCGGTATCAACATACCGTTTCCCAATTTCATAGGCTTTGGGATTCGCTAACAAGGTAAGACTTTCAAAGCTAGGTCGCTGAATCAAGTTGGGCGATCGCTCGAATTTCTTCACTAAGTAAATTCCGGTGAGTTCGTTTCCGTGCGTTCCCCCCACAATGGCAACACGCTCGATCTTCTTCATAAAATAATGGCTCCCTATACCTATTTACAACACTATCTATTAACTTAGATGTGTTGAGGTTGATAACGTCTTTTCATTTAGATTAACGAAGGGTTTACTAGATGTCTAATACTTTTTTGACTAGGTAACTATATGGCAAAAATATAGTGCTTAAAAACTGATATTAATTTGACATTTGCATTCCTATCTTGCCAAGATTAGGGCAAAGACATAGTGGTGAAGAACGAATGGAGCTTCGGCATTTGCATTACTTCATCGCGGTTGCAGAGGAGTTAAACTTCTCTCGTGCTGCTGCTCGTCTGCATATCGCGCAACCTCCCTTGAGCAAACAAATTCACGATCTCGAAGACGATCTGGGAGTGCAACTGTTTGATCGCACCCAGCGACCGCTCCAGTTAACCCTAGCGGGAAGAGTCTTTTTAGACGAAGCTCGAAGCGCGATCGCTAGCGTAGATCGTGCGGTCAATATGGCGCAACGTGCTAGTCGTGGAGAAATCGGGCGTTTGGTAATCGGCTTTACTAGCTCAATGGCAAACAGCTTTTTGCCAGATATTCTCCGAGTTTATCTTGAACGTTTTCCGCTTGTGGAACTCGTCTGGCGAGAGTTAGCAACTTCCTTCCAATTGCAAGCACTGCGCGATCGCCATCTGGATGTTGGCTTTTTCCATTTGCCGTCCTGGATGCAAGAAGAAGTTGATTTATCCTGGATGACGATTTGCCATGAGTCTTTAATTGTCGCTTTACCAGAGACTCATCCACTGGCGAGCCAACCTCAAGTTTCCTTAAAAGCACTGGCACAGGAAGTGTTCATCCTTCCTTCTCGTCAATTCTCTCCAGTCTTATCTGAACAGCTCGAACATCTGTGCCAACAATTGGGTATTTCCCCCGTTGTCATCCAGGAAGGAACGCTGATGCTAACAATACTCGGCTTAGTCGCTGGTGGGGTTGGAGTTGCCTTGCTACCTGCTAATGTCCAAAATCTTCAACGCAAGGGTGTCTTATACAAAAACATCGCTGAACCAACACCAACTGTCCCAATGGCGGCTGTATGGCGACAGGACGATGCTTCAGCGACTTTGCGCGAGTTCTTGGAAGTGACAAAAGCGATCGCGCAGACTCACTCAAAAGCGTCTTAATCAAAACGCCCATAGGCGATCGCTTGCCTCCACAGTTTAAGGCATACCGATAGAGACAGCCCAGAGGCTTTTTACGGCAAAGTGCTTTAGAATGCCAGCCCCTGGTAGCAAGAATGCTTAGACTATCCCTAAAAAAGAGGTTTTGGACAGTAGTTCCAGTATTGTGCAGGTATCGATAATCCCTGTAGTTTCAAGTTTTGCAGCCGGTACAAAAAGGCACTACCAATCATTATGTGATCGGCAACATCAACTACGCGACGATTATTCGCTTGAGCCAGATAAGAACCCTTCACCCATTCATTGAACGATCCCATCGAGGGGCCACACCAGATTTGATAATCCATTTCGCGACCTTTCTCACCCGCATTAGACCAGCGGGAAGATAACCCCAAATACGAGCGAAAAATCAGAGCCATTTTACGTTTGGGATTGTTATCTGCTCTAGTTATTTGATCCGGGTCGCGTTGAGAGAAATAAGCAACAGTATCTTGCCAAACTGACTCTAAACTCTTCCTAAATATTTCTTTCTCTAATTTCTCTCTTTCTACAAGCGGAATTTCTTCAATTGAGTCATAGTTCTTGTAGAAATCAAAGAGTTTTTGCGCCCGCATTGGGAAGAGACTGCCACGTTTGAGGACTTGTAATTTCACCCCCATTTCAAACATATCCGCTGCTGGTGCCATACTGACATCAGCCATACCCGCTTGAGCTAGCAAGTTTTTGGTATGAGTAGAAGCTCCAGCTTCAAGGCAGGATTGGTTAATGGAGCCAGTCACCACATAAGCGGCTCCCATCATAAATGCCCCTAATGCTGAGTGCGGTGTACCAATTCCTCCAGCAGCTCCAACTCTAACAGGTTGTTCGTAACCATATTTTTCCTGAATTTCATCCCTAAGAGCCAGAATCGAAGGTAGGAGACAAACCAAGGGACGATTATCTGTATGTCCGCCAGAATCGGCTTCTACAGTGATATCGTCAGCCATTGGAATTTTTTCAGCCAAGGAAGCTTGCAACTCAGTAATTAGCCCTTGAGCAACCAATTGCTTGAGCATTTTAGTTGGGGCTGGTTGCAAAAATTTAGTTGCAACTTCTGTCCTAGAAACTTTGGCAATTATTTTGTTTTTGATCTCGATTTGATTCGCCGAATTGAGGCTAAGTCCAGCCGCTCGATAATAGACAATGTTGGGTGTCAAATCCAGAAATGCGGAAGCTTCTACAGTGGTGACGCCGTATTTGAGATATAAATTGATTGCACCCCGCTCGATTGCAGCTTCGCTAGGACTGTGGATCAAATTAAATGCATAAGGCCCTTCTGGAAGTGCTTGCTGAATGCGGTGAATAGCAGTTTCAATGCGAGAAGGAACTAAGCCCGCGGCACCAAAGGCACTGAGAATCTTTTCTTTACCAAGGGCAATTACCATTTCTTCGGAGGCAATGCCATTCGCCATTGACCCCGTACTATAAGCATATTTTACCCCGTGGAAAGTCAGGAAACTGGGGTCTCCCAACTGTTGAGGAACTAGCGGTGGCACTGCTGTCAAAGTTTCCACGGATTCAGTTTTGCCGTTATTAGCATCCCCTAAATAACCTTCGTTCGTGACCCCAATTTGGCCTTGCTTGCTAACGATGTAACAGGGTTTATCTAAATTCAGCAGTTTAGTCTTGATACCTTCTTCATCAAAAGCTACAGAATTTAAAGAACCCTGCCAGACTGGATTTTGATTGTTCGGATTTCCTGAGAAACGAAGACCATTTTTGTTTTGCGTTAAAGGTATTGCCAACATAGTTTCTTTTTCCAATTCAAGCCAATAACAGATTGTAGATTGTCGGTTGGGTTGACTCCCCAAATCCCTCCCTTAGGAGAAGAGGGGCTTCCGGACTCCCCTTCCCTACTAGGGAAGGGGGCTGGGGGTTAGGTTCTTAATTCACCAACAGTACTAACTGAACCATAGTGTGAGTTTGATAGATTTTAATCAGACTCAACTAAACAAAGAGCGATGTCTTTAACTTCATAGATTCTCAGGTTGGGTTTCCACAAACTGGCATCACCGATTAAGGTGACTTTGTTTGGAGTAATATCCACTTTGGAAATATGAACCTCTAAATACATCTCGGTATGACCATGAGGAATTTGTCCGCGATATTTCCAAACGATTAGATGGTCGATGGCTTGGACAAAACGGGGAGATTTGAATTGTTTACCAAGATCGTTCTGCAAGGCATAGACTTGCATCGCTTGCAAAATCCCCTCAATTCCTAATGAACCAGGCATGACCGGGTCAAGGTAAAAATGACACTTGAAATACCAGTCATTCGGCTTTACCTCTTTTCGGGCATAGATGTAGCCTTGCTGATAGTTCCCTCCTCCTTGAATAATTCGTACTTCATTCAGGAGGTCTAACTGATACTGAGCAAGCCGATAATGGGGTCGAGCCTGATTAAGGCGATAAAACTTGGCTCTACTTTCTAGACTCCTTAAGTCGATTTTTGCTTTCGCGAGTCCGGTGGTATTTTCAGTTTCGTACCAGGGTGGAACATCCTTACCGCGATCCAGTCCTACCTGATTTGCTAAAGATTGGGGGCTAAAATGACCAAATGCGGCAGTTCCTTCATAAAACGGTTCGCCATCGCAAACCATTTGAAAATCAAAACTCTGAATAATCACTCCCTGGATATTGGATGAAGACAGTAACCGGGCTGTATTCGTAATCGTCTTTCCTCGAATATCTATATCCTTGAGAAGGCGACCCTGTCCATCAAGATTGCGGAAGTACAAGTCTTGATTTGGATACAACAAAGTAGTTCCTAAATAAGCAGAGAGAAAACCACAGGGTTGCAGAGCTATCTCCATTAAAATTGAGTACGGTATTGTCGGAGAGGAGTTTTGGCGATAATACCAAGGCTCTGTGGGAACGTCGTATTCAGTAACAATACTGGAATTTTTTGTTAGTTCATGGCGCTTACCATTCACTTCCAAAACGCGATGCACCAAATTGAGATGAGTATTGGGCATTCGCGAAGCTTTGACGCCACCGTTGTCATAAATCTCGAATTCTGGGCCAAAACACTTAGCAACCGAACCCAGACAAAATTCGTTGACTTGATCTTCATTTAATAAGGCTAGTTTCCGGGGTAATCCTGCCTTTTGTTGAGAGTTGTTTATCGCTTGTTCAACAGAAATTGAATGATTAGGGTTCTTTTCAGATAGCTGCAAGCCTAGGTCTTGGAAGTGAACAACAATTTTGCCGTTCAGGATGACTTCAACATTACATTTTGCATAAGGTTTTGGTGTAATGCCAATTTCAGTGATTTCCATCCGATAGATTAATTTGCCCGAAATGGGAGTCACCTGTCCGCGACAACGGACGACCTGTGGCAAACCGGGAATCGGTTGAAATCTAGCATCAACCGTGTAGGTTTGCAATCCTAAATAGAGAAGATAGAATTGCAAGAGTTGACCGCACCCTTCTGCCATCAGGGAACCAGCCATCACCTGATCGTCTTTGAAGTGGCAGGGGAAATACCAATGATCTGGGTCAAGAAATTTTTCGCCGATAATTAGACCTAAACCCCAAGCCCCTCCTGTCGGTTCTACTGATGTGATGCGGTCGATCATGAGCATTGCCTTCGGGGGCAAGCGCAGGGAGGGATTTAAGCCATCTTGCCAATAATGGTCTCCTAAACAGGCAGCAATATTACCCTCGGTGAGGGATAACATATCTAACTCATCTAGGCTTGATTTTTGACAGATTAGCAGAGGCTCAAACTTTTGCTTTGGAATCTTGCTTCGCGCTTCAAGTTCTTTATCGGAAACAATAATTCCCTTACCATTTTCGAGTTGTTCGTCGGAAAAGAATCCGGCACAGCCTCCGTCCATTTTGAGGATCATTTTATCCCCAACAAAGCACTCGTAACTAAAGAAAAATAGTAGGTTATCTCCGCTTCGCACAAAAGAATTTATGCGGATGTCATAACGCAGGGTTTGTCCTTCTTTGGGTAAATCATCTAGGAACGTCAGGGTGCAATCAAGCAAGCGATAAACTAGGTCGCCTTTATTCTCAAAATCAATTCCTAGGTAGCTGATTAATAATAAATCGCATTGACCAGATTCTACACTGATTGCCCAAGGAGCTTGACCATCAACAGCGTACCAGGCATTCTGTGGAATATCGTATTCGGTTGTGATTGAAGAGGGTTTAAAGCTATTTATTTCCCCATCAAGTTTAGTAACCCTGCTCACCAAGAGATAGGGCGGAACTGGCAGCCGCACTCGCCGGGAATAGGAATCGATAATTTCATAGTCTTTACCGAAAACACGGGAAATTTTCCCTTCAGCAAATTCCAGTAAATCTGCTTCATCCCAAACAATATTAGAAGGCTTTGTGTAACTATTGCGCTGAGGATCTGAAGTTGCAGGGGCTATCTGACCATTGCTCTGAGCTGATATATTTTGATTCAATAATTGTTCGGCTACAGCTATTTGTAGCTGAAATATCTTCATCATTTGGTTTTGATGATTAGTTGTCTGTTGGGGTTCTTTTGCTATTGTCATGGCTTTTGCTTTATTACCTCTTGTTATCTCTTTTCGGAAAATCTCACAATTTTCAGCGGTCAAAATTTTAGAATAAATTCGGCTTCCACCCAAAGTAACTTTTTTAACAATTGATTGACGTTGGATAGATTTTTCTGGCACTTGAGAATAAAGTGGGGACAAATCCACAGAGACGCCGTGACTCACAAGTTTTGCTAAAACCCTGACCACCCCAGTATGGTCATCAACGCCTTTGGTATTGATGGATATGGCAATATGCTCGTGTTGCTTAAGCGTTTCGCTAATCCATCGAGAACAATTGTTTCCTGCGCCTACCTCAATGAAGATTCTGACACCATCTTCGTAGACACGATGAATAATTCTAGGGAAATCAACCGTTATACAGCAGATTTTGGCGGCGTTATGAGCCAAAGAATTAGTATCCAGCTTAATCGGAGCGTAATCTACTCCAGAATAAAACTGAATATCGGGTACATTTTGGATGGGAATTGTGTGTAGTTCAACCAATCCCTCATACTCAGTATTTGTTGGTTCGCAGTGCAATACACTGTCAAAATTGATGGGAAAATATTTGCATTTGAGAGTTTCAATGACTCGTAAGCAAGCTTGCGGATCGCCACCAATGACAACTTCTTCTGGAGTATTGATAAATGACAGATAAACACGTTCTTCCTGCTTCAGGACTTCCTTAACTACCGATACTGGTGCTTTGAGAACATAGGAAATCCAAAATTTTTCCGAGCGATCGCTTTCTGACAAACCCCAAAACCTACGTCCTGCTAAACAGGGACCGCATAAATCAGTTCTAAATAGAGGAGAGGACACTAAAGCTTCGCTTAATTTCCCATCATCGCGCCAAATGTCAAGGGCAAACAGCATACTGCTAGCTTCACCCAAGCTATACCCAAATGCAACTTGGGGTTGGACTTGGAAATACTGTCTGAGAATCAGGCTATATAGCACTGCCAAACTGATTCCGGTTTGGCACATTGCTACTCCGTCACCCAAAAATTCTGCCTGTTTCTCTGCTTGTGCTTGACTGGAAAGTTTTTCTAAACTTTTGGGATAATGAAGTTTCTCGTGCATGACCTGACCTGGATAGGGAGTCAGAGCCGAGAAGCTATCGTAAACTTTAGGAAATAGCTGGAAAATGTCCCGTCCCAGCCCCAGACCAGAACTAGCCATACCAGGGTAAACAAAGGCAACTTTACCCTCATTTCCTAAAGGTTTCGGTGTGAAATAACTGCCAAGTGGTGTTTTCCATTCTCCGCCAGTTTCAAAGCTTTTTTTGATACCTGCGATCGCTAAGTGGATTTCCCGCAGGATTTCCTGTTTATGAGAACCGACAATCGCTAGGGTATAAGTCGCCTGGGGCGATTTCCCAAAAGCTGTAAAGGTCTGTGTTGCTGCAACGGATAGATCGTCACCCGTTTCAATAAGATTTTGGAGCGAATGCAACTGTTCGAGCAACGCAGATTGATGATTAGCGGTCAGGGGAAATAAATAGAAGGGCGTTTGTTCCAGATACTTGCTACGACGCTCTTTTTGGCTCAATTCTTCCGAGAGGATGATGTGAGAATAAGTACCATCTATGCCTAAGCCGTTAATTGCAGCCACTCTCTTAGACGCTTCGGGTTCCAAGAACCAAGTTCTCGATTCGGTGGCGACGTAGAAGGGACTTCCTTGCCACATCTGAGGCAGTTTCGGTCTAGACCACTGGGGAGTCGAAGGAATATACCGATGATACAGGCAGAGGACAGTTTTGATTAAACTCGCCATCCCGGAAGCGGTATAAGTATGACCGATGTTGGCTTTGACGCTTCCCAGGCAACAACTTAAACTCGCTTGGGAAGTCTGATAGGCAGAGAGTAAACCTTTGATTTCGGCTTCATCTTCTGAGGCGACGCCACTGCCAAAAACTTCCAGATACCCAATGTCTGTAGGGTGAATACCCGCTAAATCGAACGCCTGCTGACAAGCTTGTGTGAGTATGCGATCGCTCGTCGATTGATGATTGGCATTATCCTGAATTAAGCTGATGGCATCAATAACGGCATAAATTCGGTCTTGCTCTTGTTTGGCTGTTTCGTGCCGCTTTAAAATGACGGCACCTGCACCTTCTCCGACCATCCAGCCATTCGCGTTTTCATCAAAGCTTAAGGTAGGAATCCCTTGATTAATCGGTGCTAACTGTTGACGAAATAATACGTTTTCTAATCCACCAGAGAGATCGACAGCGCCGACGACAACAGCATCAACTTCTCCATTAGAAAGAAGTAATTGAGCGACTTCTAAAGCTTTAAAAACCGAATTTTCTTCGGCAGAAATGGTGAAAGAGGGACCAGTAAAATCCCACTGGGCGGAAATGCGACTAGCCATCACATTGCCGATGAAGCTAGTGTATCGGTTGACTTGCGCCGGAGGATGCAAGCTATCTTTAGCAATGGTTTCCAGTTCGGCAAGTTTTTCGGGAGACAAAGAAATATTCGCTTGTTCCAAGCTTTCTTTAATTTGCCAAGATAAGTCGCATCGACCCCGATACTGGTGTAGGGAGAGTTCTGTCCCCATCGCCACAATTACGGCGACATTTCCCCCTTGAGCGAGTTTTGCATCTTTGATGGCGTTGTCCGCCACCTTTAGCATCAATAGCTGTTGAGGAATGAGTTGATCTTCGTCGCGGGGCGGGATTTTGAAATTTAAAAAATCGAGTTCAAAATCTTGGATGTAGGCTCCTAGAGGCGCTTCCCCATTTGCCAAGCCATATTCTTTGAGTAATTGGGGTTGCTCTTCGATACCTTGCCAACGCTGAGGCGGAAGGGGGATAAAATGCTGCGTTCCCTCATAAATCGTGCGCTCGAAGGCATCTAAACTTTTACAGGAGCCAAAGAAGGCATCCATGCCGACGATCGCGAGTCGATTTTGGATTTGAGATTTTGGATTTTGGAGCGAGGTGTTTGCCGCTGCCTTTGTCCTGTCTTCCCCACTCCCGATGTCTTCTGATGACTCCAAAATCAAATGAGCATTGGTGCCACCAAAACCAAAGGCATTGATGGCGGCACGTTTGGTAGGTAATTTTTGAGGCCAGGGTGTCGGGGAAGTGACTATCTGGTCAGCAGCGATCGCGCCCTTTTCCGAACGGAGGGGGTCAATTACGTCGATTGTCGCCGGGATGACCTCTTCACCCATACTCAAAATCACTTTGATGAGACCTGCGATTCCCGCAGCCGTCAACAAGTGACCAAAATTGGATTTGACAGAACCAATCAGAGGCACCGTTTGAGACTGACCGAAGAAAGTCTCCATCGAGTTGAGTTCGGTGATATCTCCGACCGGAGTCCCCGTGGCATGACACTCAATGTAATCGATAGTGTTGGGATGAATTCCGGCTTCGGTATATGCCCGTTCAAAGGCTAAGATTTGCCCTTTGGGATTGGGACTGAGGACGAATTTCCCTTTCCCGTCATTCGATAAGCCAACACCGCAGATTGTGGCGTAGATGCGATCGCCATCTCTCAGCGCATCGCTATATCGTTTCAGGACAACCATTCCGGCTCCTTCTCCAGCTACGAGGCCCCCGGATGACTTATCAAAAGGACGCGATATCCCATCTTCTGGATAAGCGTGGAAAATGGAAAATCCCATGTTGATGAAGAACGGATCGGCGCAACTTACCGCACCCGCTAACATCAAATCAGCTTTGCCGGATAACAGATAGTGACAAGCTAATTTGACTGCATACAGCGATGTCGCACAGGCTGCATCCAGAGATAAATTAATTCCGGATAAAGACAGCGCTTGAGCAATGACTGCTGCCGGATACCCGGATAACATTCCATTTAAAAGAGATACGTCAGAAGGTGGTTTTTTTAGTTGAAAAGATTCTTCTTTTAAAAGTTGCTGAAGAGCTGAATCTAGAAATTTTTGATAAATTGGTGCAAAAAAACGATGGGAAAAGCGGGTGGGGAAAGAAAGATTTCCCAGAATCACGCCGCATTTTTCCAGAACTGATTGATTTCCTAAATAACCGCTATCTTTTAACGCTTGTTTTGTGACGTATAAAGACCATTGATAAATTTCATCTAAGGTTTTCAGTAACTCAGGAGCCATCGGATACTCGCTGGTATCTAACTGAAAATCTCGAATATAGCCTCCCTTTAAACAATAGTATTTATCTAGCTTACCTTTATCTGTCGAATAAAACTTTTGGGGGTCTACTCCCATTTGTTCGACTGTTGCTAAGCTTTTAAAATCTTTTTTAGCAATTAAATTCTGCCAATATTGCTCAGGATTTTCTGCACCTGGGAATAAGCTAGATAAACCGATGATTGCAATTTTTTCCATTCAATATTCCTAAAAATTTTAATCAAAAACAACAGTTTTTAAAATAAGCTCTAGCCATTGTGCTGTAGCAGCGATCGCTACTACAGCACGCTGAATGGTTTCTTAACTCGCCACTACTTAACTCCTACTTTTTCTGAGTTAAAGAATAGACGATTCAGTTGTTTGCTAATCGTCACTTCTGCCCCAAATACTCGCGAGTAAACTTTTCCTTGAATATCATGGGAAGTGATGTTCGCCACTAACTTAGTATCATTGCTAGAAATGACATCCATCGACACGTAAAATGGTTTACCCAAGGGAATCGTTTGGAAATGCTCTCCTTTCTGGCAGCGTAAAGGGAGACTAGCTGCCTGATAAAAATGCCTTACCCAAATCAACATGCACTGAAATTGCACATCTTTGGCGACAAAATCGAATGCCTGTGCCGGAAACTGCCCCCGCTGTTCTTCATTGAGCTGGGGTAAAACACATTCCATCGTCAGGGTTTCTGGCGTAATATTTAAAACTTGTTTGACCCCTTTAAAACTAGGGCCATGAAACAAAGTGCCATCTTGATAAGGCGATAGAAACGCAAACTCTTGACTTTGAGTGGGGTCAAATTCGTAAGTAGGAGCTTCTGGAAT
It includes:
- a CDS encoding aspartoacylase, which encodes MKKIERVAIVGGTHGNELTGIYLVKKFERSPNLIQRPSFESLTLLANPKAYEIGKRYVDTDLNRCFLRQDLENLSLSSYEAQRAKKIYGKFGSGGSHQADLVVDLHSSTSNMELTIILASKQPFNLQLAAYLTSFHSKVKVLYSTTRNQGTPHLDSICEFGCTVEVGAVAQGVLDATLFQQTEELVQAILDYTEAYNQGTPPPVRDTLTVYHSIQTIDYPRNEFGEIQAMIHPQLQFRDYEALHPGDLMFLTFDGQAIAYEGEATVYPVFINEAAYYEKGVAMCLTEKQQVTI
- a CDS encoding LysR substrate-binding domain-containing protein, which encodes MELRHLHYFIAVAEELNFSRAAARLHIAQPPLSKQIHDLEDDLGVQLFDRTQRPLQLTLAGRVFLDEARSAIASVDRAVNMAQRASRGEIGRLVIGFTSSMANSFLPDILRVYLERFPLVELVWRELATSFQLQALRDRHLDVGFFHLPSWMQEEVDLSWMTICHESLIVALPETHPLASQPQVSLKALAQEVFILPSRQFSPVLSEQLEHLCQQLGISPVVIQEGTLMLTILGLVAGGVGVALLPANVQNLQRKGVLYKNIAEPTPTVPMAAVWRQDDASATLREFLEVTKAIAQTHSKAS
- a CDS encoding PfaB family protein; the protein is MEKIAIIGLSSLFPGAENPEQYWQNLIAKKDFKSLATVEQMGVDPQKFYSTDKGKLDKYYCLKGGYIRDFQLDTSEYPMAPELLKTLDEIYQWSLYVTKQALKDSGYLGNQSVLEKCGVILGNLSFPTRFSHRFFAPIYQKFLDSALQQLLKEESFQLKKPPSDVSLLNGMLSGYPAAVIAQALSLSGINLSLDAACATSLYAVKLACHYLLSGKADLMLAGAVSCADPFFINMGFSIFHAYPEDGISRPFDKSSGGLVAGEGAGMVVLKRYSDALRDGDRIYATICGVGLSNDGKGKFVLSPNPKGQILAFERAYTEAGIHPNTIDYIECHATGTPVGDITELNSMETFFGQSQTVPLIGSVKSNFGHLLTAAGIAGLIKVILSMGEEVIPATIDVIDPLRSEKGAIAADQIVTSPTPWPQKLPTKRAAINAFGFGGTNAHLILESSEDIGSGEDRTKAAANTSLQNPKSQIQNRLAIVGMDAFFGSCKSLDAFERTIYEGTQHFIPLPPQRWQGIEEQPQLLKEYGLANGEAPLGAYIQDFELDFLNFKIPPRDEDQLIPQQLLMLKVADNAIKDAKLAQGGNVAVIVAMGTELSLHQYRGRCDLSWQIKESLEQANISLSPEKLAELETIAKDSLHPPAQVNRYTSFIGNVMASRISAQWDFTGPSFTISAEENSVFKALEVAQLLLSNGEVDAVVVGAVDLSGGLENVLFRQQLAPINQGIPTLSFDENANGWMVGEGAGAVILKRHETAKQEQDRIYAVIDAISLIQDNANHQSTSDRILTQACQQAFDLAGIHPTDIGYLEVFGSGVASEDEAEIKGLLSAYQTSQASLSCCLGSVKANIGHTYTASGMASLIKTVLCLYHRYIPSTPQWSRPKLPQMWQGSPFYVATESRTWFLEPEASKRVAAINGLGIDGTYSHIILSEELSQKERRSKYLEQTPFYLFPLTANHQSALLEQLHSLQNLIETGDDLSVAATQTFTAFGKSPQATYTLAIVGSHKQEILREIHLAIAGIKKSFETGGEWKTPLGSYFTPKPLGNEGKVAFVYPGMASSGLGLGRDIFQLFPKVYDSFSALTPYPGQVMHEKLHYPKSLEKLSSQAQAEKQAEFLGDGVAMCQTGISLAVLYSLILRQYFQVQPQVAFGYSLGEASSMLFALDIWRDDGKLSEALVSSPLFRTDLCGPCLAGRRFWGLSESDRSEKFWISYVLKAPVSVVKEVLKQEERVYLSFINTPEEVVIGGDPQACLRVIETLKCKYFPINFDSVLHCEPTNTEYEGLVELHTIPIQNVPDIQFYSGVDYAPIKLDTNSLAHNAAKICCITVDFPRIIHRVYEDGVRIFIEVGAGNNCSRWISETLKQHEHIAISINTKGVDDHTGVVRVLAKLVSHGVSVDLSPLYSQVPEKSIQRQSIVKKVTLGGSRIYSKILTAENCEIFRKEITRGNKAKAMTIAKEPQQTTNHQNQMMKIFQLQIAVAEQLLNQNISAQSNGQIAPATSDPQRNSYTKPSNIVWDEADLLEFAEGKISRVFGKDYEIIDSYSRRVRLPVPPYLLVSRVTKLDGEINSFKPSSITTEYDIPQNAWYAVDGQAPWAISVESGQCDLLLISYLGIDFENKGDLVYRLLDCTLTFLDDLPKEGQTLRYDIRINSFVRSGDNLLFFFSYECFVGDKMILKMDGGCAGFFSDEQLENGKGIIVSDKELEARSKIPKQKFEPLLICQKSSLDELDMLSLTEGNIAACLGDHYWQDGLNPSLRLPPKAMLMIDRITSVEPTGGAWGLGLIIGEKFLDPDHWYFPCHFKDDQVMAGSLMAEGCGQLLQFYLLYLGLQTYTVDARFQPIPGLPQVVRCRGQVTPISGKLIYRMEITEIGITPKPYAKCNVEVILNGKIVVHFQDLGLQLSEKNPNHSISVEQAINNSQQKAGLPRKLALLNEDQVNEFCLGSVAKCFGPEFEIYDNGGVKASRMPNTHLNLVHRVLEVNGKRHELTKNSSIVTEYDVPTEPWYYRQNSSPTIPYSILMEIALQPCGFLSAYLGTTLLYPNQDLYFRNLDGQGRLLKDIDIRGKTITNTARLLSSSNIQGVIIQSFDFQMVCDGEPFYEGTAAFGHFSPQSLANQVGLDRGKDVPPWYETENTTGLAKAKIDLRSLESRAKFYRLNQARPHYRLAQYQLDLLNEVRIIQGGGNYQQGYIYARKEVKPNDWYFKCHFYLDPVMPGSLGIEGILQAMQVYALQNDLGKQFKSPRFVQAIDHLIVWKYRGQIPHGHTEMYLEVHISKVDITPNKVTLIGDASLWKPNLRIYEVKDIALCLVESD
- a CDS encoding PfaD family polyunsaturated fatty acid/polyketide biosynthesis protein; amino-acid sequence: MLAIPLTQNKNGLRFSGNPNNQNPVWQGSLNSVAFDEEGIKTKLLNLDKPCYIVSKQGQIGVTNEGYLGDANNGKTESVETLTAVPPLVPQQLGDPSFLTFHGVKYAYSTGSMANGIASEEMVIALGKEKILSAFGAAGLVPSRIETAIHRIQQALPEGPYAFNLIHSPSEAAIERGAINLYLKYGVTTVEASAFLDLTPNIVYYRAAGLSLNSANQIEIKNKIIAKVSRTEVATKFLQPAPTKMLKQLVAQGLITELQASLAEKIPMADDITVEADSGGHTDNRPLVCLLPSILALRDEIQEKYGYEQPVRVGAAGGIGTPHSALGAFMMGAAYVVTGSINQSCLEAGASTHTKNLLAQAGMADVSMAPAADMFEMGVKLQVLKRGSLFPMRAQKLFDFYKNYDSIEEIPLVEREKLEKEIFRKSLESVWQDTVAYFSQRDPDQITRADNNPKRKMALIFRSYLGLSSRWSNAGEKGREMDYQIWCGPSMGSFNEWVKGSYLAQANNRRVVDVADHIMIGSAFLYRLQNLKLQGLSIPAQYWNYCPKPLF